One segment of Candidatus Arsenophonus lipoptenae DNA contains the following:
- the rplK gene encoding 50S ribosomal protein L11 produces the protein MTKKKIQGYVKFQVAAGMANPSPPVGPALGQHGVNIMEFCKLFNAKTDNLEKGLPIPVIITIFSDRSFTFIIKTPPASVLLKKAAGIKSGSGKTKNKVGTVNYMQIREIAKTKSADMTGYDIESMMRSIEGTARSMGLEVEH, from the coding sequence ATGACTAAAAAAAAAATACAAGGTTATGTTAAATTTCAAGTTGCAGCAGGCATGGCTAACCCTAGCCCTCCTGTTGGCCCCGCATTAGGTCAACATGGTGTGAATATTATGGAATTTTGTAAATTATTTAATGCAAAAACAGATAATTTAGAAAAAGGATTACCAATACCAGTTATAATTACGATATTTTCAGATCGTTCGTTTACATTTATAATAAAGACTCCTCCAGCTTCTGTCTTGCTTAAAAAAGCAGCAGGCATTAAATCAGGCTCTGGAAAAACAAAAAATAAAGTTGGCACAGTAAATTATATGCAAATTCGTGAGATAGCGAAAACTAAATCTGCAGATATGACAGGATATGATATTGAATCAATGATGCGTTCTATTGAAGGAACTGCTCGTTCTATGGGTTTAGAAGTGGAGCATTAA
- the rplJ gene encoding 50S ribosomal protein L10: MSLNLQEKKTIVTEVNDVIKDALSVVVADFRGVSVERMTKLRKSCHESGVYVRIIRNTLVRRVVEGTNFECLKNVFIGPTLIACSKVHPGSAARLLKEFNKYNPSFKIKAGSFEGKLITAKEIDNLAVIPTYEEAIIRLMSVMKEVSIGRLMRIMLRLRDQKKVS; the protein is encoded by the coding sequence ATGTCACTAAATCTTCAAGAAAAAAAAACCATTGTTACTGAAGTCAATGATGTAATCAAAGATGCTTTGTCTGTAGTTGTAGCAGATTTTCGTGGAGTTTCTGTAGAGAGAATGACTAAGTTACGTAAATCATGTCATGAATCTGGTGTTTATGTTCGTATTATCCGTAATACACTAGTTAGACGTGTTGTTGAAGGTACAAATTTTGAATGTCTTAAAAATGTGTTCATTGGTCCAACTTTGATTGCTTGTTCTAAAGTACATCCAGGTTCCGCTGCACGTTTATTAAAAGAATTTAATAAATATAATCCATCATTCAAAATTAAAGCCGGATCTTTTGAAGGTAAGTTGATTACAGCTAAAGAAATTGATAATTTAGCAGTTATTCCAACTTATGAGGAAGCGATTATTCGTCTTATGTCAGTTATGAAAGAAGTTTCTATAGGTAGATTGATGCGCATTATGTTAAGACTACGTGATCAAAAAAAGGTATCTTAA
- the rplL gene encoding 50S ribosomal protein L7/L12, with protein sequence MSLTKEQILDAIAKMSVMEVVKLISLMEDKFGVSSIVEVASHGISSEVEESEEKTEFDIILSDIGVNKVAVIKAVRKATGLGLKESKDMVDSAPVTIKEAISKEDAEIVKKLLEEAGASVKVK encoded by the coding sequence ATGTCTTTAACTAAAGAACAAATTCTTGATGCTATAGCAAAGATGTCTGTTATGGAAGTTGTTAAATTAATCAGCTTGATGGAAGATAAGTTTGGTGTTTCTTCAATAGTTGAAGTTGCTTCACATGGTATATCTAGTGAAGTTGAAGAATCTGAAGAAAAAACTGAATTTGATATTATTTTATCTGATATTGGTGTTAACAAAGTTGCCGTTATTAAAGCAGTTCGTAAAGCTACTGGTTTAGGATTAAAAGAATCTAAAGATATGGTTGATTCTGCACCTGTAACAATTAAAGAAGCAATAAGCAAAGAAGATGCTGAAATTGTTAAGAAATTGCTAGAAGAAGCTGGCGCTTCTGTTAAAGTTAAATGA
- the nusG gene encoding transcription termination/antitermination protein NusG, with translation MYVTSKKRWYVIQSFSGFETKVAESLREHIKLYSMQDKFGEVMVPTEEVMEIRSGQRRKSERKFFPGYVLIQMTMDNDSWHLVRSVPRVMGFIGGTPDCPSPISDKEADTIMHRLQKAGDKPRPKTLFEPGEMIRVSDGPFADFNGVVEEVDYEKSRLKVSVSIFGRATPVELDFSQVEKM, from the coding sequence ATGTATGTAACTTCTAAAAAACGTTGGTATGTGATTCAATCATTTTCTGGCTTTGAAACTAAAGTTGCTGAATCATTACGAGAACATATTAAATTATATTCTATGCAAGATAAATTTGGTGAAGTTATGGTACCTACTGAAGAAGTCATGGAAATTAGAAGTGGCCAGCGTCGTAAAAGTGAGCGGAAATTCTTTCCTGGATATGTTCTGATTCAAATGACTATGGATAATGATAGTTGGCATTTAGTACGTAGTGTACCTCGTGTTATGGGGTTTATTGGTGGCACACCTGATTGTCCATCTCCAATTAGTGATAAAGAAGCTGATACCATTATGCATCGATTGCAAAAAGCTGGTGATAAACCTCGTCCAAAAACGTTATTTGAACCAGGAGAAATGATTCGTGTTAGTGATGGCCCATTTGCAGATTTTAATGGTGTAGTGGAAGAAGTTGATTATGAAAAAAGTCGTCTAAAAGTATCTGTATCTATTTTTGGTAGAGCAACACCAGTAGAGTTAGATTTTAGCCAAGTAGAAAAAATGTAG
- the rpoB gene encoding DNA-directed RNA polymerase subunit beta, protein MVYSYTEKKRIRKDFGKRPQVLDIPYLLSIQLDSFAKFIEQDLEGLNGLEAAFRSVFPIQSYSGNAELQYISYHLGEPVFDVKECQIRGITYSAPLRVKLRLVIYDREFIDNVVKNVKEQEVYMGEIPLMTGNGTFIINGTERVIVSQLHRSPGVFFDSDKGKTHSSGKVLYNARIIPYRGSWLDFEFDSKNNLFVRIDRRRKLPATMILRAMDYDTEEILAMFFEKTIFQINDNRLLMTLIPERLRGETASFSIEAKGKIYIEKGRRITARHINQLKQDNITNIEVPIEYIVGKVIAKDYIDKSTSEVICTANTELSLDILVLLRQCGYNIIETLFTNDLDHGSYISETLRIDPTKDRLSALIEIYRMMRPGEPPTLESAENLFENLFFSEERYDLSAVGRMKFNRSLDRTSIDGASILSKEDIIDVMKKLINIRDGKGEVDDIDHLGNRRIRSVGEMAENQFRIGLVRVERAVKERLSLGDLDSLMPQDMINAKPISAAVKEFFSSSQLSQFMDQNNPLSEITHKRRISALGPGGLTRERAGFEVRDVHPTHYGRVCPIETPEGPNIGLINSLSVYAQTNEYGFLETPYRLVKQGIVTDEIHYLSAIEEGNYIIAQGNTVLDDNGSFVEELITCRNKGEASLFRQDQVEYMDVSTQQVVSVGASLIPFLEHDDANRALMGANMQRQAVPTLCTDKPLVGTGMERAVAIDSGVTVIAKRGGIVQYVDASRIVIKVNEDEMYAGEAGIDIYNLTKYTRSNQNTCINQIPCVSLGELIERSDVLADGPSTDLGELALGQNMRVAFMPWNGYNFEDSILVSERVVQEDRFTTIHIQELACISRDTKLGPEEITADIPNIGEAALSKLDESGIVYIGAEVTGDDILVGKVTPKGETQLTPEEKLLRAIFGEKASDVKDSSLRVPNGVSGTVIDVQIFTRDGVKKDKRALEIEEIQLRDVKKDLTEELRIFETGLFTRIKTLLINSGIKEDRLNELRREQWLELSLSNKEQQNKLKQLTKQYEELKSKFEKKLEDKRRKITQGDDLSPGVLKIIKVYLAVKRQIQPGDKMAGRHGNKGVISKINPIEDMPYDDKGNPIDIVLNPLGVPSRMNIGQILETHLGMAAKGIGDKINTMLKQHCEIFKLREFIQKAYDLGDDTRQVFDLNAFSDKEVLRLAHNLKKGMPIATPVFDGAKENEIKELLTLAGLPTSGQITLYDGRTGEKFERPVTVGYMYMLKLNHLVDDKMHARSTGSYSLVTQQPLGGKAQFGGQRFGEMEVWALEAYGAAYTLQEMLTVKSDDVNGRTKMYKNIVDGNHQMEPAIPESFNVLLKEIRSLGINIELEDE, encoded by the coding sequence ATGGTTTACTCCTATACCGAAAAAAAACGTATTCGTAAGGATTTTGGCAAACGTCCGCAAGTCTTAGATATTCCTTATTTATTATCTATACAACTTGATTCATTTGCTAAATTTATAGAACAAGATTTAGAAGGATTGAATGGTTTGGAAGCAGCATTCCGTTCCGTGTTCCCAATTCAAAGTTATAGCGGTAATGCTGAACTACAATATATTAGTTATCATCTTGGTGAACCTGTATTTGATGTCAAAGAATGTCAAATTCGTGGTATTACTTATTCTGCTCCTTTACGCGTTAAATTACGTCTTGTGATTTATGATCGTGAATTTATAGATAATGTAGTAAAGAATGTAAAAGAGCAAGAAGTTTATATGGGTGAAATTCCACTTATGACAGGTAATGGTACTTTTATTATTAATGGTACAGAGCGTGTTATTGTTTCTCAATTACACCGTAGTCCTGGTGTATTTTTTGATAGTGATAAGGGTAAAACTCATTCTTCAGGTAAGGTCTTATATAACGCACGTATTATACCCTATCGTGGTTCATGGTTAGATTTTGAATTTGATTCTAAAAATAATCTTTTTGTTCGTATTGATCGTAGACGTAAATTACCAGCTACTATGATTTTACGTGCTATGGATTATGATACTGAAGAAATTCTTGCTATGTTTTTTGAGAAAACAATTTTTCAAATTAATGACAATAGGTTATTAATGACGTTAATACCTGAACGGTTACGTGGTGAAACAGCTTCATTTAGTATTGAAGCTAAAGGTAAAATATATATTGAAAAAGGTAGGCGTATTACAGCTCGTCATATTAATCAGTTAAAACAAGATAATATTACTAATATTGAAGTTCCTATTGAATATATCGTAGGCAAGGTGATCGCAAAAGATTATATTGACAAAAGTACTAGTGAAGTTATTTGTACAGCTAATACAGAGTTGTCTTTAGATATTTTAGTACTTCTAAGACAATGTGGTTACAATATAATTGAGACTTTATTTACTAATGACTTAGATCATGGATCATATATTTCAGAAACTTTACGTATTGATCCTACTAAAGATAGATTGAGTGCGTTAATTGAAATTTATCGTATGATGCGTCCAGGTGAACCACCTACACTTGAATCAGCAGAAAATTTATTTGAAAATTTGTTTTTTTCTGAAGAACGTTATGATCTTTCGGCTGTAGGACGTATGAAATTTAATCGATCATTAGATCGAACATCAATTGATGGGGCTAGTATTTTAAGTAAAGAAGATATTATTGATGTTATGAAAAAACTCATTAATATTCGTGATGGTAAAGGTGAAGTTGATGATATTGATCATTTAGGAAATCGTCGTATTCGTTCAGTAGGTGAAATGGCTGAAAATCAATTTCGCATTGGTTTAGTTAGAGTTGAGCGTGCTGTGAAGGAACGATTATCATTAGGTGATTTAGATTCATTAATGCCGCAAGATATGATCAATGCTAAGCCAATTTCTGCAGCAGTTAAAGAATTTTTTAGTTCTAGTCAATTATCGCAGTTTATGGATCAAAATAATCCACTTTCTGAAATTACACATAAACGTCGTATTTCAGCATTAGGTCCAGGTGGATTAACACGTGAACGAGCTGGTTTTGAAGTTCGTGATGTACATCCAACTCATTATGGGCGAGTATGTCCAATTGAAACTCCTGAAGGGCCTAATATAGGTTTGATTAACTCGTTATCAGTTTATGCGCAAACAAATGAATATGGCTTTTTAGAGACACCTTATCGTTTAGTAAAACAAGGCATTGTAACTGATGAAATTCATTATTTATCAGCAATTGAAGAAGGTAATTATATTATTGCCCAGGGTAATACTGTTCTAGATGATAATGGTAGTTTTGTTGAAGAACTAATTACGTGTCGTAATAAAGGTGAAGCAAGTTTATTTAGACAAGATCAGGTAGAATATATGGACGTTTCAACACAACAAGTAGTTTCTGTTGGAGCTTCATTAATTCCATTTCTTGAGCATGATGATGCTAATCGTGCATTAATGGGTGCAAATATGCAACGTCAAGCAGTACCTACGTTATGTACAGATAAACCACTTGTTGGAACTGGTATGGAACGTGCTGTTGCTATTGATTCTGGAGTAACAGTGATAGCTAAACGTGGTGGAATTGTTCAGTATGTAGATGCTTCACGTATCGTAATTAAAGTTAATGAAGATGAGATGTATGCTGGGGAGGCTGGTATTGATATATATAATCTTACAAAGTATACACGTTCTAATCAAAATACTTGTATTAATCAGATACCATGTGTTTCATTAGGTGAATTAATTGAGCGTAGCGATGTTTTAGCTGATGGCCCATCCACAGATCTTGGTGAATTAGCACTTGGTCAGAACATGCGTGTAGCATTCATGCCATGGAATGGTTATAACTTTGAAGATTCTATTTTAGTATCTGAAAGAGTTGTACAAGAAGATCGATTTACTACTATTCATATTCAGGAATTAGCTTGTATATCTCGTGATACTAAGTTAGGTCCAGAAGAAATTACTGCAGATATCCCTAATATAGGAGAAGCTGCGTTATCTAAATTAGATGAATCTGGTATTGTTTATATAGGAGCTGAAGTAACTGGCGATGATATTTTAGTTGGTAAGGTCACTCCTAAAGGTGAAACACAGTTAACACCAGAGGAAAAATTATTACGTGCAATTTTTGGTGAAAAAGCTTCGGATGTTAAAGATTCCTCTTTGAGAGTGCCAAATGGAGTCTCAGGGACAGTTATTGATGTTCAAATATTTACTCGTGATGGTGTAAAAAAAGATAAACGTGCATTAGAAATTGAAGAAATACAATTGCGTGATGTAAAAAAAGATTTAACTGAAGAATTACGTATTTTTGAAACTGGTTTATTTACTAGAATTAAAACACTATTAATTAATAGTGGTATTAAAGAAGATAGGTTAAATGAATTACGACGTGAACAGTGGTTAGAATTATCACTATCTAATAAAGAACAACAAAATAAATTAAAGCAATTGACTAAACAGTATGAAGAACTTAAAAGTAAATTTGAAAAAAAATTAGAAGATAAACGTCGCAAGATTACCCAAGGGGATGATTTATCTCCAGGAGTATTAAAGATTATTAAGGTTTATTTGGCAGTAAAACGTCAGATTCAGCCAGGTGATAAGATGGCTGGCCGACATGGTAATAAAGGTGTTATTTCAAAAATTAATCCTATTGAAGATATGCCTTATGATGATAAGGGTAATCCAATTGATATTGTATTAAACCCACTTGGTGTCCCATCAAGAATGAATATTGGTCAGATTTTAGAAACTCATTTAGGTATGGCAGCTAAAGGTATTGGTGATAAAATTAATACGATGTTGAAACAACATTGTGAGATATTTAAATTAAGAGAATTTATTCAAAAAGCTTATGATTTAGGAGATGATACTAGACAAGTATTTGATCTTAATGCCTTTTCTGATAAAGAAGTATTAAGATTAGCACATAATTTAAAAAAAGGTATGCCAATTGCTACACCAGTATTTGATGGTGCAAAAGAAAATGAAATAAAAGAGTTATTAACTTTAGCTGGATTACCTACTTCTGGTCAGATTACTTTATATGATGGGCGTACTGGTGAGAAGTTTGAAAGGCCAGTAACAGTTGGTTATATGTATATGTTAAAACTAAATCATTTAGTTGATGATAAAATGCATGCACGTTCAACGGGTTCTTATAGTCTTGTTACTCAACAACCATTAGGTGGTAAGGCTCAGTTTGGTGGGCAGCGGTTTGGTGAAATGGAAGTGTGGGCTTTAGAAGCATATGGTGCTGCTTATACTTTACAGGAAATGCTTACAGTTAAATCTGATGATGTTAATGGACGTACTAAAATGTATAAAAATATTGTGGATGGAAATCATCAAATGGAACCAGCTATACCAGAATCTTTTAATGTATTATTAAAAGAAATTCGTTCATTAGGTATTAATATAGAACTTGAAGATGAGTAA
- the rplA gene encoding 50S ribosomal protein L1 produces MVKLTRRMRKIYEKIDINKDYDVNEAIALLKERATVKFVESVDVAVNLGIDARKSNQNIRGVTILPYGTGRSIRIAVFTQETNFKAAIDAGAEYIGTEDLVNKIKSGKINFDVVIASPDAMPIISQLGQVLGPKGLMPNLKDGTLTLNVVQAIQNIKSGQISYRNDKNGIVHVTIGKINFDDGKLKENLKSLLISLKKSKPSSAKGIYFKKISLSTTMGIGISVSQTGLIKLI; encoded by the coding sequence ATGGTTAAATTGACTAGACGTATGCGAAAAATTTATGAAAAAATAGATATAAATAAAGATTATGATGTAAATGAAGCAATTGCTCTTTTAAAAGAAAGAGCTACTGTTAAATTTGTAGAAAGTGTTGATGTTGCTGTCAATCTTGGTATTGATGCACGTAAATCTAATCAAAATATTCGTGGTGTTACTATTTTGCCATATGGTACAGGTCGTTCTATTCGTATAGCTGTATTTACTCAAGAAACAAATTTTAAAGCAGCAATAGATGCTGGTGCTGAATATATTGGCACTGAAGATTTAGTTAATAAAATTAAATCTGGTAAAATAAACTTTGATGTTGTTATTGCATCTCCAGATGCCATGCCTATTATTAGTCAGTTGGGTCAAGTTTTAGGTCCTAAGGGATTAATGCCTAATCTTAAAGATGGTACATTAACATTAAATGTTGTGCAAGCTATACAAAATATTAAATCAGGACAAATTAGTTATCGTAATGATAAGAATGGTATTGTGCATGTTACTATTGGCAAAATTAACTTTGACGATGGTAAATTAAAAGAAAATCTAAAATCACTTTTAATTTCATTAAAGAAATCAAAACCATCTTCTGCTAAAGGTATTTATTTTAAGAAAATTAGTTTATCTACTACTATGGGTATAGGTATTAGTGTTAGTCAAACAGGATTAATTAAGTTAATTTAG
- the rpoC gene encoding DNA-directed RNA polymerase subunit beta': MKDLLKFLKIQTKNEEFNGIKISLASPDMIRSWSFGEVKKPETINYRTFKPERDGLFCARIFGPVKDYECLCGKYKRLKHRGVICEKCGVEVTQAKVRRDRMGHIELASPIAHIWFLKSLPSRIGLLLDMPLRDIERVLYFESYVVIEGGMTSLERGHILTEEQYLDALEEFGDEFEAKMGAEAIQSLLKTFNLEKECEILHEELSIVHSETKRNKLTKRIKLLESFMHSGNKPEWMILNVLPVLPPDLRPLVPLDGGRFATSDLNDLYRRVINRNNRLKRLLDLAAPDIIVRNEKRMLQESVDALLDNGRRGRAITGSNKRPLKSLADMIKGKQGRFRQNLLGKRVDYSGRSVITVGPYLRLHQCGLPKRMALELFKPFIYGKLELHGLAATIKAAKRMVEREEAVVWDILDEVIREHPVMLNRAPTLHRLGIQAFEPILIEGKAIQLHPLVCAAYNADFDGDQMAVHVPLTLEAQLEARALMMSTNNILSPASGDPIIVPSQDVVLGLYYMTRDCVNAKGEGMVLSGPKEAEIVYRLGLAALHARVKVRIKEEIRDINNNIKINIRLVDTTIGRAILWMIVPNGLPYSLVNQYLGKKEISRMLNTCYRVLGLKPTVIFADQIMYAGFAYAARSGASVGIDDMVIPQKKINIIEEAEYEVAEIQEQFQSGLVTAGERYNKVIDIWAAANERVATAMMENLSTETVINSNGQKEQQVSFNSIFMMADSGARGSAAQIRQLAGMRGLMAKPDGSIIETPITANFREGLNVLQYFISTHGARKGLADTALKTANSGYLTRRLVDVAQDLVVTEDDCGTHDGILMTPVIEGGDVKEPLRERVLGRVTAEDILISNTLDVLIPRNTLLSEQCCDKLEAYSIDNIKVRSVVSCETDFGVCAKCYGRDLARGHIINKGEAIGVIAAQSIGEPGTQLTMRTFHIGGAASRAAAESSIQVRNKGNIKLFNAKFVKNSNNQLVITSRHTELRVIDNFGRIKESYKVPYGAHLNKGDGDNVNGGEIVAHWDPHTMPVISEVIGIIKFSDMEDGQSIIRQTDELTGVSSIVVLDTAERTASSKDLRPALKIIDFNGKDVLIPGTDMPAQYFLPGKAIVHLDDGVEINIGDTLARIPQESGGTKDITGGLPRVADLFEARKPKDPAILAEISGIISFGKETKGKRRLVITPIDKDETYEEMIPKWRHLNVFEGELVERGDVISDGPESSHDILRLRGTHAVASYITNEVQEVYRLQGVKINDKHIEVIVRQMLRKATIVNSGNSEFLEGEQVEYARVKVENRKLKNEGKVPASFRRDLLGITKASLATESFISAASFQETTRVLTESAVAGKHDELRGLKENVIVGRLIPAGTGYAYHQERIRRRHMENTHITSSTISVDEATANLAELLNVKFNNKD, encoded by the coding sequence ATGAAAGATTTATTAAAATTTCTAAAAATACAGACTAAAAACGAAGAATTTAATGGCATTAAGATTTCTTTAGCTTCACCAGATATGATTCGTTCTTGGTCATTTGGTGAGGTCAAAAAACCAGAGACTATTAATTATCGAACGTTTAAGCCAGAACGTGATGGGCTTTTTTGTGCACGTATTTTTGGTCCAGTTAAAGATTATGAATGTTTATGTGGTAAATATAAAAGATTAAAACACAGAGGTGTAATCTGTGAGAAATGTGGTGTTGAGGTTACCCAAGCTAAAGTACGTCGTGATCGTATGGGTCATATTGAGTTAGCTTCACCTATAGCACATATTTGGTTTTTAAAATCATTACCTTCACGGATTGGTTTATTACTTGATATGCCACTACGTGATATTGAGAGAGTTCTCTATTTTGAATCTTATGTTGTTATTGAAGGTGGTATGACTAGTTTAGAACGTGGACATATTTTAACTGAAGAGCAATATCTTGATGCTTTAGAAGAGTTTGGTGATGAATTTGAAGCAAAAATGGGAGCTGAAGCAATTCAATCTTTACTAAAAACTTTTAATTTAGAAAAAGAATGTGAAATTTTACATGAAGAATTAAGTATCGTTCATTCTGAAACTAAACGTAATAAATTAACTAAACGTATTAAACTATTAGAATCATTTATGCATTCTGGCAATAAACCTGAATGGATGATTTTAAATGTATTACCGGTTTTGCCACCTGATTTACGTCCACTTGTACCTTTAGATGGTGGTCGCTTTGCTACTTCTGATTTAAATGATTTATATAGACGGGTTATAAATCGTAATAATCGTTTAAAACGTTTATTAGATTTAGCTGCACCAGATATTATTGTACGTAATGAAAAACGTATGCTTCAGGAGTCTGTTGATGCATTATTAGATAATGGAAGACGAGGACGCGCTATTACAGGATCTAATAAACGCCCCTTGAAATCTTTAGCTGATATGATTAAAGGTAAGCAGGGTCGTTTTAGACAAAATTTACTAGGTAAACGTGTTGATTATTCAGGTCGTTCTGTTATCACAGTTGGCCCATATCTTCGGTTGCACCAATGTGGATTACCTAAAAGAATGGCGTTAGAATTATTTAAACCTTTTATTTATGGTAAATTAGAATTACATGGTTTAGCTGCCACTATTAAAGCAGCTAAGAGAATGGTTGAACGGGAAGAAGCGGTGGTTTGGGATATTTTAGATGAAGTTATCCGAGAACATCCAGTAATGTTAAATCGGGCACCAACATTGCACCGTCTTGGAATTCAAGCATTTGAACCTATTTTAATTGAAGGTAAGGCTATTCAGTTACATCCTTTAGTATGTGCTGCTTATAATGCTGACTTTGATGGTGATCAAATGGCTGTCCATGTTCCATTGACTTTAGAAGCTCAATTAGAAGCACGTGCTTTAATGATGTCGACAAATAATATTTTGTCTCCAGCTAGTGGTGATCCAATCATCGTGCCATCTCAAGATGTGGTACTTGGTTTATATTATATGACTCGTGATTGTGTAAATGCTAAAGGTGAGGGCATGGTGTTATCTGGTCCAAAAGAAGCAGAGATAGTTTATCGCTTAGGTTTAGCAGCATTACATGCTAGAGTGAAAGTACGTATCAAAGAAGAAATACGAGATATCAATAATAATATTAAAATTAATATTAGGTTAGTTGATACTACAATTGGTAGAGCTATTTTATGGATGATTGTACCTAATGGACTTCCATATTCTTTAGTAAATCAATATTTAGGCAAAAAAGAGATTTCCAGAATGCTGAATACTTGCTATCGTGTTTTAGGATTAAAACCAACTGTTATTTTTGCTGATCAGATTATGTATGCAGGTTTTGCTTATGCTGCTCGTTCTGGCGCTTCTGTTGGTATTGATGATATGGTAATACCTCAAAAAAAAATTAATATTATTGAAGAAGCTGAATATGAAGTCGCTGAGATTCAGGAACAATTTCAATCTGGTTTAGTTACTGCTGGTGAACGTTATAATAAGGTTATTGATATTTGGGCTGCTGCTAATGAGCGTGTTGCAACAGCCATGATGGAAAATTTATCAACTGAAACTGTTATTAATAGTAATGGTCAAAAAGAACAACAAGTTTCATTTAATAGTATTTTTATGATGGCTGATTCTGGTGCTAGAGGATCTGCTGCACAAATTAGACAATTAGCAGGTATGAGAGGTTTAATGGCTAAACCAGATGGTTCTATTATTGAAACGCCAATTACAGCTAACTTCCGTGAAGGTTTAAACGTATTACAATATTTCATTTCAACGCATGGCGCAAGAAAAGGTTTAGCAGATACTGCTTTGAAAACAGCTAATTCTGGTTATTTGACTAGACGTTTAGTTGATGTTGCACAAGATTTGGTAGTTACTGAAGATGATTGTGGTACTCATGATGGAATTTTAATGACACCAGTTATTGAAGGTGGTGATGTAAAAGAACCATTACGTGAACGTGTTTTAGGTAGAGTAACAGCAGAAGATATATTAATATCAAATACATTGGATGTTTTAATTCCACGTAATACATTGTTAAGTGAACAATGTTGTGATAAATTAGAAGCATATTCCATTGATAATATCAAAGTACGTTCTGTTGTAAGTTGTGAAACAGATTTTGGTGTTTGCGCGAAATGTTATGGACGTGATTTAGCTCGAGGGCATATTATCAACAAAGGTGAAGCCATTGGTGTTATTGCTGCTCAATCAATAGGTGAGCCAGGAACACAGTTAACAATGCGTACATTCCATATTGGTGGAGCAGCATCACGTGCCGCTGCAGAATCTAGTATTCAAGTACGTAATAAAGGTAATATCAAACTATTTAATGCTAAATTTGTAAAAAATTCTAATAATCAACTAGTTATTACTTCTCGTCATACAGAATTAAGAGTAATAGATAATTTTGGCAGAATAAAAGAAAGTTATAAGGTCCCTTATGGAGCCCACCTTAATAAAGGTGATGGTGATAATGTGAATGGTGGTGAAATTGTTGCTCATTGGGATCCACATACTATGCCAGTAATCAGTGAGGTTATTGGTATTATTAAGTTTTCTGATATGGAAGACGGTCAGTCTATTATACGCCAAACTGATGAACTAACAGGTGTATCATCAATTGTTGTTTTGGATACAGCTGAGAGAACTGCTAGTAGTAAAGATTTACGTCCTGCATTAAAAATTATTGATTTTAATGGAAAAGATGTATTAATTCCTGGCACGGATATGCCAGCACAATATTTTTTACCAGGAAAAGCTATTGTTCATTTAGATGATGGTGTAGAAATTAATATTGGTGATACTTTAGCTCGTATTCCTCAAGAATCTGGTGGAACTAAGGATATTACAGGTGGTTTACCTAGAGTTGCTGATTTATTTGAAGCACGTAAACCTAAGGACCCAGCTATTTTAGCTGAAATTAGTGGTATTATTTCATTTGGCAAAGAAACAAAAGGAAAACGTCGATTAGTTATTACACCGATCGATAAAGATGAAACATATGAAGAAATGATTCCTAAATGGCGTCATCTTAATGTATTTGAAGGTGAATTAGTTGAACGAGGTGATGTAATTTCCGATGGTCCTGAATCATCTCACGATATTTTACGGTTGCGTGGTACACATGCTGTAGCTAGTTATATTACTAATGAAGTTCAAGAAGTATATCGTTTACAAGGCGTTAAAATTAATGATAAACATATTGAAGTTATTGTACGTCAAATGTTACGTAAAGCGACAATTGTTAATTCTGGTAATTCCGAATTCTTAGAAGGTGAACAAGTAGAGTATGCTCGTGTTAAAGTGGAAAATCGTAAATTAAAAAATGAAGGAAAAGTTCCTGCTTCTTTTAGGCGTGATTTACTTGGCATTACTAAAGCGTCTTTAGCTACTGAATCCTTTATTTCAGCAGCTTCATTCCAAGAAACAACTAGAGTTCTTACTGAATCGGCAGTTGCTGGAAAACATGATGAGCTTCGAGGATTAAAAGAAAACGTTATTGTTGGTCGTTTAATTCCTGCAGGTACAGGATATGCATATCACCAAGAACGGATACGTAGGCGGCATATGGAAAATACACATATTACTTCATCAACAATAAGTGTTGATGAAGCAACAGCTAATTTAGCAGAATTACTAAATGTTAAATTTAATAATAAAGATTAA